One genomic window of Desulfomonilia bacterium includes the following:
- a CDS encoding long-chain fatty acid--CoA ligase, which produces MAKYQETSMAAIFQNRVEKWGDKAMCAYKNDKGVYEDISWNQMNKMVLDLAAYLLTRGVNIQDKVGLFSPNRYEWWVSDLAILTTGAVNVPIYPTNSAEESRYVIDNSDSKICIVGTKSHMQKILEVKPQLPNLTDIIILDDLDTPVEGVVTFKEALRIGAAANKKDELDKRINSIKTDDIATLIYTSGTTGNPKGVMLTHNNFVSNCNQCYDVAPHLFEFEHTLLSFLPLSHSLERTVGYYLPLYTGKKVVFAGDVSKILEYFQEVRPTFIVSVPRIYEKVHSGVVSKVGAEKPLKQKIFAWAMDVAKRNLPYICNDKPRTGLFAIEYAIANKIIFSKLKARLGLDRLQFALSGGGPLSVSDAEFFLGMDVKVLEGFGLTETTPVTNANKPEKIKPGTVGPPLRDTIVKISEEGEILIKGPQVMKGYYKNEAATKEVFTDDGFFKTGDIGVIDSDNYLKITGRIKDLIITSGGKNISPQNIENSLKTSPYIEQVAVIGDNRKYLSALIVPVFTELENWAKANNIAYTSKKDLIDNPEVNKLILSEVEANMKDYARVEQIRKIKLLENEWSQQTDELTPTLKIKRRVINQKYAAEIESLYPPDTDV; this is translated from the coding sequence ATGGCAAAATACCAGGAAACTTCAATGGCGGCAATTTTTCAGAATCGTGTGGAAAAATGGGGTGATAAGGCAATGTGCGCCTATAAGAACGACAAAGGCGTTTACGAGGATATAAGCTGGAATCAGATGAACAAAATGGTACTTGACCTTGCAGCTTATCTTCTCACAAGGGGGGTTAACATCCAGGACAAGGTGGGCCTTTTCTCCCCCAACAGATATGAATGGTGGGTATCTGACCTTGCAATACTTACCACAGGCGCCGTCAATGTACCGATCTATCCCACAAATTCAGCCGAAGAGTCCCGCTACGTGATTGATAATTCCGACTCGAAGATCTGCATTGTCGGCACAAAATCCCATATGCAGAAAATACTAGAAGTCAAACCCCAGCTTCCCAACCTTACGGACATAATAATTCTTGACGACCTCGATACGCCGGTAGAAGGTGTCGTCACATTCAAGGAAGCGCTCAGGATCGGTGCTGCTGCAAACAAAAAAGACGAGTTGGACAAGAGAATCAATTCAATCAAGACAGATGATATAGCAACCCTCATCTACACGTCAGGAACCACCGGAAACCCCAAGGGCGTCATGCTTACGCACAACAACTTTGTAAGCAACTGCAACCAGTGCTATGACGTTGCACCGCATCTGTTTGAATTTGAACACACACTCCTCTCCTTCCTTCCTCTTTCTCATTCGCTCGAAAGAACGGTGGGTTATTATCTGCCTCTTTATACCGGCAAAAAGGTCGTGTTTGCAGGCGATGTATCCAAGATACTCGAATACTTCCAGGAAGTGAGGCCTACATTCATCGTAAGCGTCCCCAGGATTTATGAAAAGGTTCATTCGGGTGTAGTCTCAAAGGTTGGCGCGGAAAAACCTCTTAAACAGAAGATTTTTGCATGGGCCATGGATGTTGCGAAGAGAAACCTTCCGTATATCTGCAATGACAAGCCAAGAACCGGCCTCTTTGCAATCGAATATGCAATCGCGAACAAGATAATCTTTTCCAAACTGAAGGCAAGGCTTGGTCTTGACAGGCTTCAGTTTGCACTCTCAGGTGGAGGACCATTGTCAGTATCCGATGCGGAATTCTTCCTGGGCATGGACGTCAAAGTCCTCGAAGGATTCGGTCTCACCGAAACGACCCCTGTGACAAACGCCAACAAACCTGAGAAAATTAAACCCGGAACAGTCGGACCCCCTCTCAGGGATACAATCGTCAAGATATCAGAAGAAGGCGAGATCCTGATAAAAGGGCCTCAGGTCATGAAAGGATATTACAAGAACGAAGCGGCTACAAAAGAGGTGTTCACGGATGACGGCTTCTTCAAAACCGGCGATATCGGTGTAATTGACAGCGATAATTATCTCAAGATTACAGGCCGCATAAAAGACCTCATCATCACTTCGGGCGGCAAGAACATATCACCGCAGAACATCGAAAACAGCCTGAAAACATCACCATACATCGAGCAGGTTGCCGTTATCGGCGACAATAGAAAATATCTGTCCGCTCTCATTGTTCCGGTATTTACAGAACTCGAAAACTGGGCCAAGGCAAACAATATCGCCTATACAAGCAAAAAAGACCTCATAGACAATCCGGAAGTCAACAAGCTGATACTTTCAGAGGTCGAAGCCAACATGAAGGATTATGCAAGGGTCGAACAGATCAGGAAAATAAAGCTCCTTGAAAACGAATGGTCGCAGCAGACCGATGAGCTGACACCAACACTCAAGATCAAGAGAAGGGTCATCAACCAGAAATACGCCGCTGAAATCGAAAGCCTATATCCGCCTGATACCGACGTATAA